TATAATTTAATAGGAAATATAGTGCCGTTTATGCCTTTTGGATTTTTACTACCTATAGCGTTTAGGAAAATTAATTCGTTTTGGAAAGTTATCGGTGTTGGGTTTATTGTAGACCTTTGCATTGAAGTGTTTCAATATATTACTAAAACAGGCAGCTTTGATGTTGATGACATAATTCTTAATATGATTGGAATTGCTCTTGGGTATTTGTTCGTGAAATTCATCAATACTCAATTTGTTAGGAAATAATAAATTCCAAATTGAAGAGGAGGGATCATGATGGAATTCAG
This DNA window, taken from Alkalibaculum bacchi, encodes the following:
- a CDS encoding VanZ family protein — its product is MTKVDKRKITLRIIWWIYIIALFLLVVIKFHGSTSGIISRIENNSLPGSINYNLIPFRSIGTQLENISEGWARYNLIGNIVPFMPFGFLLPIAFRKINSFWKVIGVGFIVDLCIEVFQYITKTGSFDVDDIILNMIGIALGYLFVKFINTQFVRK